A window from Moritella yayanosii encodes these proteins:
- a CDS encoding ATP-binding protein produces MENQVGARALVLAREIAIDPELVHALATDDKLSVQQYINGLLPLTDADYIVIGDKNEIRITHPNPLKVGMKMVGGDSTRALTKGEHYYTVTEGSMGLAIRGKAPIISVEGEIIGIISVGYLLDQVNSWFMFYLEPVLIGLLLTLFISWVCAWCFSIHIKTQMYGMEPEEIALSLRLQKSVLQAVYEGIIAIDNNACIITVNKTALNILGIANSPEYYKGKPVNEIATPTTFLIANSELGNVSDEVISLNGETLIANRTIIENNQQQSGWVISFRLRNDINMLTTQLSQIQQHSENLRLLCHEHANKLSTIGGFIQIGEYDKAIESITSYNNHQQQFIDYITKTFHCRVIAGLMIGKYSRAQELGLSLEFDDTCHLHNSPGSMPSDELAAILGNLLDNAFEATLKNPQSNKKISLLITDSGSDLVIEVADNGTGIDSAISDSIFIKGATSKEQPGHGIGLYLVHRYVINAGGCIFVDNADPSGAIFSLFIPHKRN; encoded by the coding sequence TTGGAAAATCAAGTGGGCGCTCGCGCTTTAGTACTAGCTCGAGAAATCGCTATTGACCCCGAATTGGTCCATGCACTGGCTACCGACGACAAATTATCAGTACAACAATACATCAACGGTTTATTACCCTTAACCGACGCCGACTATATCGTTATTGGTGATAAGAACGAGATCCGAATTACCCATCCAAACCCCTTAAAAGTGGGTATGAAAATGGTTGGGGGTGATAGTACTCGCGCCCTCACTAAAGGTGAACATTATTATACTGTGACTGAAGGCAGTATGGGATTAGCTATTCGAGGTAAAGCCCCAATCATATCAGTAGAAGGCGAGATAATAGGTATTATCTCTGTTGGTTACTTATTAGACCAAGTCAATAGCTGGTTTATGTTTTACCTCGAACCAGTATTAATTGGATTATTATTAACGTTATTCATTTCTTGGGTCTGTGCTTGGTGTTTTTCTATCCATATAAAAACACAGATGTATGGTATGGAACCAGAGGAAATCGCATTATCCTTACGCTTACAAAAATCAGTCTTACAAGCGGTATATGAAGGTATTATTGCCATTGATAATAACGCTTGTATTATCACGGTGAATAAGACTGCCTTAAATATTCTCGGTATCGCTAACTCCCCTGAATACTACAAAGGTAAACCGGTTAATGAGATTGCGACGCCAACCACCTTCCTAATTGCCAACAGCGAACTTGGTAATGTCAGCGATGAAGTGATCTCCCTCAACGGTGAAACCTTAATCGCCAACCGCACTATAATTGAAAACAACCAGCAGCAGTCCGGCTGGGTAATTAGCTTTCGTTTACGTAATGATATTAATATGCTCACCACGCAGTTAAGCCAAATTCAGCAACACTCAGAAAATTTGCGTTTGCTCTGCCATGAACACGCTAATAAGCTTTCTACTATTGGCGGCTTTATCCAGATAGGTGAGTATGACAAAGCAATCGAATCAATCACCAGTTACAACAACCATCAACAACAATTCATTGATTATATAACCAAAACATTTCATTGCCGAGTGATTGCCGGATTAATGATAGGTAAATACAGTCGTGCTCAAGAATTAGGGTTAAGCTTAGAATTTGATGATACTTGTCATTTGCATAACTCCCCCGGCAGTATGCCGTCAGATGAATTAGCGGCAATACTGGGTAACTTACTCGACAATGCCTTTGAAGCAACATTAAAGAACCCTCAAAGCAATAAAAAAATATCCTTACTGATCACCGATTCTGGGTCTGATTTAGTCATTGAAGTCGCCGATAATGGCACCGGTATTGACTCGGCAATTAGCGATTCTATTTTTATTAAAGGCGCTACCAGTAAAGAACAGCCAGGCCATGGTATCGGTTTGTACCTAGTACACCGCTATGTAATAAACGCAGGTGGCTGTATTTTTGTTGATAATGCGGACCCTTCCGGTGCTATTTTCTCACTATTTATCCCTCATAAAAGGAACTAA